Genomic DNA from Marnyiella aurantia:
GGAAGGCTCCCGTTTTTACAGTTTTGAAAGAGCACAGTATGACTCTATCAGGGAGTCGGAAATGAAAAAGGCTATGCAGTCAAAGTCAACACATATAGATTTTACGCATATCCGTGATCGTTCAAAAGTCCGCACCCGTGTAACCAAAAAATATCCAGATTACCGAACTACTCTGCATACAAAAATAGGGTCAGATCATCTGGCTATCCTGTATGAAGCCAAAATGGAATGGTTGATTTCGAAAGAAACCAGGATCATTAAAGGTCTAAACGCTCAAAAAGCTACAGGTTCACTTGGCGGCCGGCAGTGGACTGCATGGTATACTCCTGAAATTCCCTTTCAGGACGGTCCGTACAGATTCGCCGGACTGCCAGGCCTTATCCTAGAGGTCACCGATTCTAAAGGAGATCATGTATTTACATTTGCAGGAAGCCATAAACATTCGGACTTGCAGCTGCAGGAGAAGCAGAAAGGCACTCCTGTTTCTGAAAAAAAGTTTAACGAACTTTGGAAAATATATTTTAAAGATCCCGCAAAATCTACACGTATGATATTGGGGGACCCCGATATTAAGATTACGATGAGCGATGGTTCCGGCCAGATTATTCCTCAGGCAGAAATGATTCGCAACAATGAAATCAGGCTGAAGGAAAAATTGCTAAAGAATAACAATTTCATTGACCTGACCTTATACCGTTAATTATTATCAGAATGAGCCATTTAAATATTTTGCTGAAAGCTTTTACAGTTGCCGACCGATACTAAATAGGAGCAAACAAATCTAATCAATAAGTAATTCATACCACGACTGCGTGGGTTCTTTACACAATGATCGGATTGTATTTCGTTAATTTTGTTGTCTGCAAAGAT
This window encodes:
- a CDS encoding GLPGLI family protein, which gives rise to MKKTVFSLLCILFAISCNAQSHRFLYEYTFKMDSLDRSKSEKELMVLDIGKEGSRFYSFERAQYDSIRESEMKKAMQSKSTHIDFTHIRDRSKVRTRVTKKYPDYRTTLHTKIGSDHLAILYEAKMEWLISKETRIIKGLNAQKATGSLGGRQWTAWYTPEIPFQDGPYRFAGLPGLILEVTDSKGDHVFTFAGSHKHSDLQLQEKQKGTPVSEKKFNELWKIYFKDPAKSTRMILGDPDIKITMSDGSGQIIPQAEMIRNNEIRLKEKLLKNNNFIDLTLYR